In Synechococcus sp. UW179A, the DNA window AGAGAATGCCTTCAGGCCCATCGTCCAGAGCAGGATGAGCTGGGCGTTCGCGTTCCCGTCGTGGCTGCCGTACGCAGAGGCCCTGAAGTGCGTTATGTGCGCCTTGGCCCCCAGTTCTGTGTGAAGGATGTGGCCGCGGCTCAGCAACATCTGCAGAACAGCGCTTTCTCCGTCAGCTGCAGCGACCCATTAATGAGTTAACGGTGAACCGGTACCGGATCAGGCCTGTTTCTGGGCTTTAACAGAGCTGCGCAGACGTTGCAGGTTCGGCTTCAGGTGCTCTAATCCCAGCAGTGTTCCCGGCTGGGATTCCCAGCTTGCGGATAGAACCCCGTAGCTCAGGCCGACCAGGCCCAACAGAAAGAAGAATCCCGAGCCCAAGAGGGTAAGGCTCGGAGGAACATCGAGAATGCCCCGACTCACCACGAGATAGCTGATCACAAAAACGGCCATCCCCATCAAGGAAGGAACCCCTGTGGCAATGGCAACGCGTCGGGCCATCCTATTGGCCACTTCTTTGGGAATCGCTTGATTCCGGTTGGTCTCTGGAGCTGAACGACGCGGTTCAAAGGGAAGAGGATCGCGCTTTTCAGCCATGGTTCATGCAGATTCGGGAATGCGTTTCAGCCGCGGATCCCCAGTTTGGCGATGAGGCTCGTGTAGCGCTGCTCACTCTTGCCTCTCACGTAGCTGAGCAGGCGCTTGCGGCGGCCGATCATCTTCAACAGTCCCTGACGGGATGAGTAGTCGTGGGTGTTCTGCTGGAGGTGGCTGCTGAGCTTCGAAATGCGCTCGCTCAGCATGGCCACCTGTACCTCAGCCGACCCGGTATCGGTGGCATGGGTCTGGTGGGTGTTGATCAGCTGCTGCTTTTCGGTGGTATCGAGCGACATGCGCGGCGTCTGGCCCTGACAGAGCAAAGAACCAACTTACCTTCCCGCGGTCCCCTTAAGCCGATTCG includes these proteins:
- the rpsO gene encoding 30S ribosomal protein S15; this encodes MSLDTTEKQQLINTHQTHATDTGSAEVQVAMLSERISKLSSHLQQNTHDYSSRQGLLKMIGRRKRLLSYVRGKSEQRYTSLIAKLGIRG
- a CDS encoding PAM68 family protein, translated to MAEKRDPLPFEPRRSAPETNRNQAIPKEVANRMARRVAIATGVPSLMGMAVFVISYLVVSRGILDVPPSLTLLGSGFFFLLGLVGLSYGVLSASWESQPGTLLGLEHLKPNLQRLRSSVKAQKQA